A single genomic interval of Syntrophobotulus glycolicus DSM 8271 harbors:
- a CDS encoding DUF3375 domain-containing protein yields MEQKKNEFSEHMSFEFLELLRRKNPAWRLLASPQAPFAAAFLYQEFIAENRRLVAEQELISRLESFIDRLSQGRSERLFPRTGREYLDDWANDEHGWLRKFYPPGQDEPHFDVTSLAQKAIEWLLSLRQQTFIGTESRLITVFELLHQIVERSETDPGLRLAELERRKAEIEQEITRVQNGQVALLDETQIKERFWQAMTIAREILADFRAVEQNFRDLDRGMRETIATWDRGKGELLEAVFNEQDGISQSEQGKSFAAFWKFLMSSSSQEDFQETLDKVLRLSAVHDLGTGRNIRHIHHDWVNAGAHVQETVAALSQQLRRYVDENFLEEERRINQIVREIEGKAVAVRNNPPRQWEMAIDGVAPEISFPLDRPLFTPPRRPEIQDDAIDAGVEDVPAEALFSQIYVDKEKLKDRIGCLLQTQDRITLSRIIEHYPLELGLSELVIYLVIAGESPQAVFQPEEVEEVSWTDETGKRRVAKLARIIFQRA; encoded by the coding sequence ATGGAGCAGAAAAAAAACGAGTTCTCGGAGCATATGTCCTTTGAATTCCTGGAATTATTGCGCAGGAAAAATCCGGCCTGGCGGTTATTGGCTTCACCTCAGGCACCCTTTGCCGCGGCCTTTCTCTATCAGGAATTCATCGCGGAAAACAGGCGGCTGGTCGCCGAACAGGAATTGATCAGCCGCCTGGAAAGTTTTATCGACCGGTTAAGTCAGGGACGGAGTGAGCGCCTTTTTCCGAGAACAGGGCGGGAATACCTGGATGATTGGGCGAATGACGAGCACGGCTGGCTGCGGAAGTTTTATCCGCCGGGCCAGGACGAGCCCCATTTTGATGTGACCTCTCTGGCCCAGAAGGCCATTGAATGGCTGTTGAGCCTGAGGCAGCAAACCTTTATCGGCACGGAATCACGCCTGATCACCGTATTTGAGCTCCTGCACCAGATTGTGGAGCGTTCCGAAACCGATCCCGGCCTGCGTCTGGCAGAGCTGGAACGACGCAAAGCGGAAATCGAGCAGGAAATCACCCGGGTGCAAAACGGACAGGTCGCCCTGCTGGATGAAACGCAAATCAAGGAGCGTTTCTGGCAGGCGATGACGATCGCCCGGGAGATTCTGGCCGATTTCCGAGCCGTGGAACAGAATTTTCGGGATCTGGACAGGGGCATGCGGGAAACAATTGCCACCTGGGACCGGGGAAAAGGAGAGTTATTGGAAGCCGTCTTTAATGAACAGGACGGGATTAGTCAGTCGGAACAAGGGAAAAGTTTCGCCGCTTTCTGGAAATTTCTGATGTCTTCCTCCTCCCAGGAGGATTTTCAGGAGACCTTGGACAAGGTCTTGCGGCTGAGCGCGGTGCACGATCTGGGTACGGGCCGGAATATCCGGCACATTCACCATGACTGGGTGAACGCCGGCGCCCATGTGCAAGAGACAGTGGCCGCGCTGTCCCAGCAGTTAAGACGGTATGTGGACGAGAATTTTTTGGAGGAGGAGCGCCGGATCAACCAGATTGTACGGGAGATTGAGGGGAAAGCCGTGGCCGTCCGCAATAACCCGCCCCGGCAATGGGAAATGGCAATTGACGGGGTCGCCCCGGAAATCTCCTTTCCTTTGGACAGGCCCCTGTTCACCCCTCCCCGGCGGCCGGAAATCCAAGACGACGCGATCGATGCCGGTGTGGAGGATGTGCCGGCGGAAGCGCTTTTTTCCCAGATTTATGTGGATAAGGAAAAACTAAAGGACCGGATCGGCTGTCTGCTGCAGACCCAGGACAGGATCACGCTGTCTCGGATCATCGAGCATTATCCGTTAGAATTGGGATTAAGCGAGCTCGTCATCTATCTGGTCATTGCCGGGGAGAGCCCGCAGGCTGTTTTCCAGCCGGAGGAGGTGGAGGAAGTTTCCTGGACCGATGAGACGGGAAAGAGAAGGGTGGCCAAGCTGGCCAGGATCATTTTTCAGCGGGCTTAA
- a CDS encoding DUF4194 domain-containing protein — translation MNISDDLACSRALVALLKNVVFKETDPEHWEVILARRYQIEDYVSKIGLTLMVDEMDGYGYLKQRSYGEGEEEIPRLVPRHALSYPVSLLLVLLRKQLLEFDSSTGDQRLIVTRRQIAERMRLFLKDTTNEAKMVADIDRHIDRIEKMGFLRRLRGSEESFEVQRILRGFVNGQWLQHLNERLDLYRVYAGGAETGEGEEQE, via the coding sequence ATGAATATTTCCGATGATTTGGCCTGTTCAAGGGCTCTGGTCGCTCTGTTGAAAAACGTTGTCTTTAAGGAGACGGACCCGGAACACTGGGAAGTGATCCTGGCCCGGAGATATCAGATTGAGGATTATGTGAGCAAAATCGGTCTCACCCTGATGGTCGACGAGATGGACGGTTACGGGTATCTGAAACAGCGTTCTTACGGGGAGGGCGAGGAGGAGATCCCCCGCCTGGTGCCCCGCCATGCGTTGAGTTATCCGGTCAGCCTGCTGCTGGTTCTGCTCCGGAAGCAATTGCTGGAGTTTGATTCAAGCACAGGGGACCAGCGGCTCATCGTCACCCGGCGGCAGATTGCCGAGCGGATGCGTTTGTTCCTGAAGGATACAACCAATGAAGCCAAAATGGTGGCGGACATTGACAGGCATATTGACCGGATCGAAAAAATGGGTTTCTTACGCCGCTTGCGGGGCAGTGAAGAGAGCTTCGAAGTGCAGCGTATCCTGCGCGGCTTTGTCAACGGGCAGTGGCTGCAGCATCTGAACGAGCGCCTGGACCTGTACCGGGTTTATGCCGGCGGCGCGGAGACAGGGGAAGGGGAGGAACAGGAATGA
- a CDS encoding AAA family ATPase, whose product MNIFKVSYKVVRENNDEIYKGFGFKHHSDATQYYVHPNNQSFKGTTTLCQSIGEALVLFSLLCNAVEKGGGESIGDYFVSDDGSQVFLSVNVPDDWRQNGVVEPNVHRYEALIDDDELTVAAYDAMGRWIDGNMEHLHRLYKLLPCFCVLLARECRQNSDYGTMLLNFAENPAADTFVNLHEDFYQAHKFDEYDVNYSNLSGYDRGGLLSFCESFAVIAENKSQAKKESEREITITAFVEDAFLPEYRSLIPNMPPELVIPKAVRGICSAVTGGDIRAVLFHGPAGTGKTISCKLVCQEIALPIMDVINCTENLDEFVLGKFIPEEDRIIFKESYVTKAIRSGGAVVFEEINFAKPQYLAFLNSLLDDNGFVRLDNGEVVRRHPSFRFFATMNLGYFGTKELNQALYNRFNVILELAALSDEAIAKMLTTRVPECADKVDKLLGVYHKLKKKIDSEELDIVISPRNLENWVRLAKYEGYLAAAERTIIPIAKCDRAMEETIRGILMLYKWL is encoded by the coding sequence ATGAACATTTTCAAAGTCTCTTACAAGGTCGTTCGGGAAAACAATGACGAAATCTATAAAGGGTTTGGGTTCAAGCATCACTCCGATGCCACGCAATACTATGTCCACCCGAACAACCAGTCCTTCAAAGGGACAACCACGCTTTGCCAATCTATCGGCGAGGCTCTGGTGCTGTTTTCGCTTTTATGTAACGCCGTGGAAAAAGGCGGCGGGGAGTCAATCGGCGACTACTTCGTGAGCGACGACGGTAGTCAAGTATTTCTCTCTGTCAATGTTCCTGACGACTGGCGGCAAAATGGTGTGGTTGAGCCGAATGTCCATCGCTACGAGGCCCTTATTGACGATGACGAACTGACCGTTGCCGCTTACGACGCTATGGGGCGGTGGATTGACGGCAATATGGAGCATTTACACCGGCTCTATAAACTGCTGCCGTGCTTCTGCGTTTTACTTGCCCGTGAATGCCGTCAGAACAGCGACTACGGCACAATGCTTTTGAACTTCGCGGAAAATCCAGCCGCAGATACATTCGTGAACTTACACGAGGATTTCTATCAGGCACACAAGTTTGATGAATATGATGTCAACTACTCGAACCTAAGCGGTTATGACCGCGGGGGACTTTTGTCATTTTGCGAGAGTTTCGCTGTCATCGCCGAAAACAAGTCTCAAGCGAAAAAGGAGAGCGAGCGGGAAATCACAATCACAGCATTTGTAGAGGACGCTTTCCTGCCCGAATATCGCTCATTGATTCCGAATATGCCGCCGGAACTGGTTATTCCGAAAGCCGTGCGCGGCATTTGCAGTGCGGTTACCGGCGGGGATATCCGAGCCGTCCTCTTCCACGGACCCGCAGGCACGGGCAAAACCATCTCCTGCAAACTGGTGTGTCAGGAAATCGCTCTTCCGATTATGGATGTCATTAACTGCACGGAGAACTTAGACGAATTCGTGCTGGGCAAGTTTATTCCTGAAGAGGACAGGATTATCTTCAAAGAAAGCTATGTCACCAAGGCTATCCGTTCCGGCGGAGCGGTCGTGTTTGAGGAGATTAACTTCGCCAAGCCGCAGTACCTGGCTTTTCTTAACTCGCTCCTTGACGACAACGGCTTCGTCCGGCTCGACAACGGTGAAGTGGTAAGACGGCATCCGAGCTTCCGCTTCTTTGCCACAATGAACCTTGGCTACTTCGGCACGAAAGAACTGAATCAGGCTCTCTATAACCGCTTCAATGTTATTCTGGAACTTGCAGCGCTTTCCGACGAAGCCATCGCCAAGATGCTGACGACCCGTGTCCCAGAGTGTGCTGACAAGGTCGATAAGCTGCTTGGCGTGTACCATAAGCTGAAAAAGAAAATCGACAGCGAGGAACTCGACATCGTAATCTCGCCACGTAACCTTGAGAACTGGGTGCGGCTGGCAAAGTATGAGGGCTACCTTGCGGCCGCCGAAAGGACGATAATCCCAATCGCCAAGTGCGACAGGGCTATGGAGGAAACCATCCGCGGCATCTTGATGCTTTACAAATGGTTGTGA